One part of the Mycobacterium marinum genome encodes these proteins:
- a CDS encoding MmpS family protein → MLSRTWIVLVIVAVIIVGGFSVHRIRGFFASEKRESYSDSNLDNKPFNPKEITYEVFGPPGTVADISYFDVNSDPQQVEGAVLPWTLHFTTNLAAVMGNLVAQGNTNSIGCRITVDGKVKAERVSNEVNAYTYCLVKSA, encoded by the coding sequence GTGCTGTCGCGAACGTGGATCGTGCTGGTGATCGTGGCGGTGATCATCGTCGGGGGATTTTCCGTGCACCGAATCCGCGGCTTCTTTGCCTCGGAAAAACGCGAATCGTATTCCGACAGCAATCTCGACAACAAGCCTTTCAACCCCAAAGAGATCACCTACGAAGTCTTTGGCCCTCCGGGCACGGTCGCCGATATCAGCTATTTTGATGTCAATTCCGACCCGCAGCAGGTAGAGGGTGCGGTGTTGCCCTGGACGTTGCATTTCACCACGAATTTGGCGGCCGTGATGGGTAACCTTGTCGCACAAGGAAATACCAACAGCATTGGCTGCCGAATCACGGTAGACGGCAAGGTCAAGGCCGAGCGGGTGTCCAACGAGGTCAATGCTTACACCTATTGCCTGGTGAAATCAGCGTGA
- a CDS encoding TetR family transcriptional regulator → MRYPLAVAQLTFRRARTEENKRQRAAALVEAARSLASETGVASVTLTAVASRAGIHYSAVRRYFTSHKEVLLHLAAEGWQRWSNTVCGELSQPGPMTESRVAAALADGLVADPLFCDLLANLHLHLEHEVEVDRVVEVKRTSTAAVIALADAIENALPALGRAGAFDVLLAAYSLGATLWQIANPPQRLTDVYAEEPDVLPPEWNLDFAAALTRLLTATCCGLTAKSS, encoded by the coding sequence GTGCGTTATCCTCTGGCGGTGGCGCAACTAACCTTCCGGCGCGCGCGCACCGAGGAGAACAAGCGCCAGCGTGCGGCCGCTTTGGTGGAGGCCGCGCGCTCGTTGGCATCCGAGACCGGTGTTGCGTCGGTCACGCTGACTGCGGTTGCCAGCCGCGCCGGAATCCACTACTCGGCGGTGCGTCGCTATTTCACTTCGCATAAAGAGGTATTGCTGCACCTTGCTGCCGAGGGGTGGCAGCGGTGGTCGAACACGGTCTGTGGGGAGCTGAGCCAGCCCGGTCCCATGACCGAATCGCGGGTGGCCGCGGCGTTGGCTGACGGCCTGGTCGCGGACCCGTTGTTCTGTGACCTGCTGGCCAACCTTCACCTGCACCTCGAGCACGAAGTGGAGGTGGACAGGGTTGTGGAGGTCAAGCGCACCAGCACCGCCGCCGTGATTGCGCTTGCTGATGCGATCGAGAACGCACTGCCCGCGCTTGGGCGTGCGGGGGCGTTCGACGTTCTGCTGGCGGCCTACTCGCTGGGGGCCACGCTTTGGCAGATCGCGAATCCGCCGCAGCGGCTCACCGACGTCTATGCCGAGGAGCCCGACGTGCTTCCGCCGGAGTGGAATCTTGACTTCGCGGCCGCTCTCACTCGTTTGCTGACCGCCACCTGTTGCGGCTTGACCGCCAAATCGTCGTAA
- a CDS encoding MmpS family protein: MPNISVLNALKRTWIALVILAVVVIAAFSVNRLRSYFGVHDDRPLTSGVSDDIKPFNPKHVVYEVFGPPGTVANINYLDIEAQPQRVSGVTLPWTLAVTTTLPSVSVNVVAQGDTDQIGCRIIVNGEVKDERSENEVNAQTFCLVKSA, encoded by the coding sequence GTGCCCAATATCTCGGTTCTCAACGCGCTGAAGCGAACGTGGATCGCGCTGGTCATCCTGGCCGTAGTCGTGATCGCGGCGTTCAGCGTCAATCGGCTTCGCAGCTACTTCGGTGTCCATGACGACCGTCCCCTCACCAGCGGCGTCTCCGATGACATCAAGCCGTTCAACCCCAAGCACGTGGTCTATGAAGTCTTTGGTCCGCCGGGGACCGTCGCCAACATCAACTATCTGGACATTGAAGCCCAGCCTCAGCGGGTCAGCGGCGTGACGTTGCCCTGGACGCTGGCGGTGACGACCACGCTCCCGTCGGTCAGCGTCAATGTCGTCGCTCAGGGCGACACCGACCAGATCGGGTGCCGGATCATCGTGAACGGCGAAGTCAAGGACGAAAGGTCCGAGAACGAAGTGAACGCCCAGACCTTCTGCCTGGTGAAATCGGCATGA
- a CDS encoding RND family transporter, whose protein sequence is MARLIHRMAVPIVVFWVGLVAVLVMFVPSLEEVGKQHTVSLSPSDAESMIAMKRVGKVFNEFDTDSAIMIVLEGDHPLGDEAHHYYDELVRKLKADKDHVQHVQDFWGDPLTAAGSQSPDGKAAYVQAYLVGNQGEAKANESVDAVRELVNDTPAPPGVKAYVTGPAALIADQSTAGDASIQRVTFITIGVIFVMLLSVYRSLITVISVLVMVGIELMAARGVVAFLADNNVIGLSTFAVNLLVLMAIAAGTDYAIFVLGRYQEARGEGESREKAFYTMFHGTAHVVLGSGLTIAGAMYCLSFTRLPYFQTLGAPCAVGMLVAVLAALTLGPAVLVVGSFFKLFDPKRKMRTRGWRRVGTAIVRWPGPILAVSIAIALIGLLALPGYRTNYDSKKYLPASTPTNVGYTAADRHFSQARMNPELLMVETDHDMRNPADMLVIDRIAKGVFHLPGVARVQAVTRPLGKPIEHSSIPFQISMQNTVQVENMQYMKQRMADMLIQAAAMQDSIDTLDRMYDIMGKMVETTHDMDGLTHDMVEITDELRDHIADFDDFWRPIRSYFYWEKHCYDVPICWSLRSIFDALDGVDKITEKLAALSRDMDRLDILMPQMRAQIPFQIASMKTMKTMMLTMHSSMSSLYDQMDEMSKNSTAMGKAFDAARNDDSFYIPPEVFDNADFKRGLKMFLSPDGHAVRFIISHEGDPASTEGISHVKPIMDEAKQAIKGTPLEGAKIYLAGTASVYKDMRDGSRWDLLIAGVAAVSLILIIMLIITRSLVAAVVIVGTVLLSLGASFGLSVLVWQDIFGVELHWMVLAMSVILLLAVGSDYNLLLVSRLKEEIGAGLKTGIIRAIAGTGGVVTTAGLVFAATMASFIFSDLRVIGQVGTTIGLGLLFDTLIVRSFMTPSIAALMGRWFWWPQQVRTRPASQLLRPYGPRPLVRALLLPRNGDSADGPEDTNTERLAVSSPHY, encoded by the coding sequence ATGGCCCGGCTGATCCACCGGATGGCGGTGCCCATCGTTGTGTTCTGGGTGGGACTGGTCGCCGTCCTCGTGATGTTCGTTCCATCGCTCGAGGAAGTCGGCAAGCAACACACAGTTTCGCTGAGCCCAAGTGACGCAGAGTCGATGATCGCGATGAAGCGTGTCGGCAAGGTGTTCAACGAATTCGACACCGACAGCGCGATCATGATTGTGCTGGAGGGCGATCACCCACTGGGTGATGAGGCACACCATTACTACGACGAGCTGGTCCGCAAACTCAAGGCGGACAAAGACCATGTGCAGCACGTCCAGGACTTCTGGGGTGACCCGCTGACGGCGGCGGGATCACAGAGCCCGGACGGCAAGGCGGCTTACGTCCAGGCATACCTCGTTGGCAATCAAGGGGAAGCCAAGGCCAATGAGTCCGTCGACGCGGTACGCGAGCTGGTCAACGACACCCCGGCCCCGCCGGGGGTCAAGGCGTATGTCACCGGCCCGGCCGCGCTCATCGCCGATCAATCCACGGCGGGCGATGCGAGTATCCAGCGGGTCACCTTCATCACCATTGGGGTGATCTTTGTGATGCTGCTTTCTGTCTACCGATCATTGATCACCGTGATCTCGGTTCTCGTGATGGTCGGGATCGAGCTGATGGCGGCACGCGGAGTGGTCGCCTTCCTAGCGGATAACAACGTCATCGGTCTGTCGACCTTCGCGGTTAATCTCCTGGTGCTGATGGCCATCGCCGCCGGAACCGACTACGCGATCTTCGTCCTGGGCCGATATCAAGAGGCGCGCGGCGAGGGGGAGAGTCGAGAGAAGGCTTTCTACACGATGTTTCACGGGACGGCGCACGTTGTCCTGGGCTCGGGCCTCACTATCGCGGGTGCAATGTATTGCCTGAGCTTCACCCGCCTTCCCTACTTCCAGACGCTGGGCGCTCCTTGTGCGGTCGGAATGTTGGTTGCGGTGCTGGCCGCGCTCACCCTGGGGCCAGCGGTCTTGGTAGTCGGGAGTTTCTTCAAACTCTTCGACCCGAAACGCAAGATGCGAACCCGGGGATGGCGGCGGGTGGGAACGGCAATCGTCCGCTGGCCCGGGCCGATTCTGGCGGTTTCCATCGCGATCGCCCTGATCGGGTTGCTGGCCCTGCCCGGATACCGGACCAACTACGACAGCAAGAAGTATCTACCGGCCTCGACCCCGACGAACGTCGGCTATACGGCAGCCGACCGACATTTCTCGCAGGCCAGAATGAACCCCGAATTGTTGATGGTCGAGACCGACCATGACATGCGGAATCCGGCCGACATGCTGGTAATCGACCGCATTGCCAAAGGGGTGTTCCATCTGCCCGGAGTCGCCCGGGTACAGGCGGTAACCAGGCCCCTCGGGAAGCCCATCGAGCATTCGTCGATTCCGTTTCAGATCAGCATGCAAAACACCGTCCAGGTGGAAAACATGCAGTACATGAAACAGCGGATGGCAGACATGTTGATCCAGGCCGCCGCCATGCAGGATTCCATCGACACCCTGGACCGCATGTACGACATCATGGGCAAGATGGTCGAAACCACCCACGATATGGATGGTCTGACCCATGACATGGTCGAGATCACCGACGAGTTACGGGACCACATCGCCGATTTCGATGACTTTTGGCGTCCCATTCGCAGCTACTTCTACTGGGAGAAGCACTGCTACGACGTTCCCATCTGCTGGTCGCTGCGGTCCATATTCGATGCCCTTGACGGCGTTGACAAGATCACCGAGAAACTGGCCGCGCTCTCCCGTGACATGGATCGGCTCGATATCTTGATGCCGCAGATGCGGGCTCAGATCCCCTTCCAGATCGCGTCGATGAAAACCATGAAGACGATGATGCTGACCATGCACAGCTCGATGTCCTCGCTGTATGACCAGATGGACGAGATGTCCAAGAATTCCACCGCGATGGGGAAGGCTTTCGACGCCGCCAGGAATGACGATTCGTTCTACATTCCGCCGGAGGTGTTCGACAATGCCGATTTCAAGCGTGGTCTGAAAATGTTCCTGTCACCCGACGGGCACGCGGTCCGCTTCATCATCTCGCACGAAGGTGACCCCGCCAGTACCGAGGGCATCTCGCACGTCAAGCCGATCATGGACGAGGCCAAACAGGCCATCAAGGGCACCCCACTCGAGGGCGCCAAGATCTATCTGGCGGGTACCGCCTCGGTCTACAAGGACATGCGGGACGGGTCGCGGTGGGACCTGCTGATCGCGGGAGTTGCTGCGGTCAGTCTGATCCTGATCATCATGCTGATCATTACCCGAAGCCTGGTCGCCGCGGTGGTCATTGTGGGCACCGTATTGCTGTCGCTGGGTGCCTCGTTCGGGCTTTCCGTCCTGGTATGGCAGGACATCTTCGGCGTCGAACTGCACTGGATGGTGTTGGCGATGTCGGTGATTCTGTTGTTGGCGGTGGGTTCGGACTACAACTTGTTGCTGGTTTCGCGCTTGAAGGAGGAAATCGGTGCCGGATTGAAGACCGGCATCATCCGCGCGATAGCCGGCACCGGTGGGGTGGTGACCACTGCCGGTCTGGTGTTTGCCGCCACCATGGCTTCGTTCATTTTCAGCGATTTGCGGGTAATCGGGCAGGTGGGTACCACCATCGGGCTGGGGCTGTTGTTCGACACGCTGATTGTGCGTTCGTTCATGACCCCATCCATCGCGGCGCTGATGGGCCGCTGGTTCTGGTGGCCGCAACAAGTCCGCACTCGACCCGCCAGTCAGTTGCTCCGTCCATACGGACCGCGCCCGTTGGTGCGGGCGTTGCTGCTTCCCCGCAACGGTGATTCCGCCGACGGACCTGAAGACACCAATACCGAGCGGTTGGCGGTGAGTTCGCCGCATTACTGA
- a CDS encoding DUF5078 domain-containing protein produces the protein MSRLSTSLRAGAVFLAIGIAAAVFPKTAAADSTDDFPIPRRIIATSCDAEQVLAATRDTSPVYYQRYMIDYNNHPEFQQATQDKAHWFFSLSPADRRDYSEHFYDSIDPLWWGWRNHMKIFFNNKGVVAKSTEVCNQYPAGDMSVWNWA, from the coding sequence ATGTCTCGGCTGAGTACTAGCCTGCGAGCAGGCGCCGTTTTCCTCGCTATCGGGATCGCTGCGGCGGTGTTTCCGAAGACCGCCGCAGCCGACTCAACAGACGACTTCCCGATACCTCGCCGGATAATCGCGACCAGCTGCGACGCCGAGCAGGTGCTCGCGGCCACCAGGGACACCAGCCCGGTGTACTACCAGCGGTACATGATCGACTACAACAACCACCCGGAGTTTCAGCAGGCAACCCAAGACAAGGCGCACTGGTTCTTCTCGCTGAGCCCCGCGGATCGCCGGGACTATTCCGAGCACTTCTATGACTCCATCGATCCGCTGTGGTGGGGCTGGCGCAACCACATGAAGATCTTCTTCAACAACAAGGGTGTTGTCGCCAAGTCGACCGAGGTCTGCAACCAGTACCCCGCGGGCGACATGTCGGTGTGGAACTGGGCATAA
- a CDS encoding crotonase/enoyl-CoA hydratase family protein, whose product MPTPEFQTLLYSTAGPVATITLNRPEHLNTIVPPMPDEIEAAVGLAERDQGIKVIVLRGAGRAFSGGYDFGGGFQHWGETMMTDGQWDPGKDFAMVTARETAPTQKFMAIWRASKPVIAQIHGWCVGGASDYALCADIVIASDDAVIGTPYSRMWGAYLSGMWLYRLSFAKAKWHSLTGRPLSGVQAAQIELINEAVPFERLEARVAEVAAELAQIPLSQLQAQKLIVNQAYENMGLASTQTLGGILDGLMRNTPDALDFIKTAESQGVRAAVERRDGPFGDYSQAPPELRPNPNHVIVPDRDR is encoded by the coding sequence ATGCCAACTCCTGAGTTCCAGACGCTGCTGTACTCGACAGCGGGCCCGGTGGCGACCATCACGCTCAATCGCCCGGAGCACCTCAACACGATCGTTCCGCCCATGCCCGATGAGATCGAGGCAGCCGTGGGGCTGGCCGAACGGGACCAGGGCATCAAAGTCATCGTGTTACGAGGTGCCGGCCGCGCCTTCTCGGGGGGTTACGACTTTGGCGGGGGTTTCCAGCATTGGGGCGAAACCATGATGACCGACGGGCAATGGGATCCGGGCAAAGACTTCGCCATGGTCACCGCCCGCGAGACCGCCCCGACACAGAAATTCATGGCCATCTGGCGGGCGTCGAAACCGGTGATCGCGCAGATCCACGGCTGGTGTGTCGGGGGAGCCAGCGACTACGCGTTGTGCGCCGACATCGTCATTGCCAGCGATGACGCCGTGATCGGAACCCCGTACAGCCGAATGTGGGGCGCGTACCTGTCCGGGATGTGGCTCTACCGGTTGAGCTTTGCCAAGGCCAAATGGCATTCCTTGACCGGTCGGCCGCTGTCCGGCGTCCAGGCCGCGCAGATCGAGCTGATCAACGAGGCGGTGCCGTTCGAACGGCTCGAAGCCCGGGTCGCCGAGGTCGCCGCCGAGCTGGCGCAGATTCCGTTGTCCCAGCTACAGGCGCAGAAACTGATCGTCAATCAGGCCTACGAAAATATGGGGCTGGCATCCACCCAGACCCTGGGCGGCATTCTCGACGGCCTGATGCGCAATACGCCGGACGCGTTGGACTTCATCAAAACCGCCGAAAGCCAGGGAGTGCGGGCCGCGGTCGAGCGTCGAGATGGACCGTTCGGTGATTACAGCCAGGCCCCACCGGAGCTGCGGCCCAACCCCAATCACGTGATAGTCCCTGATCGCGACCGATAG
- a CDS encoding prolyl oligopeptidase family serine peptidase produces MAPKAPEAPQAPDAADTTTDPYLWLEDVTGEEALDWVRARNEPTKAQFCGGESEDEFERMRTEALEVLDTDARIPYVRRRGDYLYDFWRDANNPRGLWRRTTLESYRTDAPEWDVLIDVDELGRTDNKKWVWAGADVIEPEFTRALISLSPGGSDAVVVREFDMVTREFVADGFELPEAKSQVGWDDPDTILVGTDFGPDSMTESGYPRIVKRWRRGTPLSDAEMIFQGARTDVSAGGSTDRTPGFERTFVSRSLDFWNRQRYELRGTKLIPLDMPTDASSMSVHREWLLIELRTDWSPKAGADDAAKTYHAGSLLAANYDDFLGGTRDLHVVFEPDEHTCLYHYAWVRDRLLMVSLADVASQVEIVTPGSWRREPIAGIPASTNTVIVAADDTGDEFFLDSSGFDAPSRLLRGTAGSATTQLEQIKSAPTFFDAQNIAVSQHFATSEDGTSIPYFLVRPTGSDGPGPTLLYGYGGFETSNTPGYSGVMGRLWLARGGTYVLANIRGGGEYGPGWHTQAMREGRHKVAEDFVAVADDLVRRGITTVDQLGAQGGSNGGLLMGIMVTKYPDKFGALVCNVPLLDMKRYHLLLAGASWVAEYGDPDNPDDWAFISEYSPYQNISADRTYPPILITTSTRDDRVHPGHARKMTAALQASGHRVWYYENIEGGHGGAADNEQLAFKSALSYSFLWRMLGSRK; encoded by the coding sequence ATGGCTCCCAAGGCTCCTGAGGCTCCCCAAGCTCCCGACGCGGCAGACACCACCACCGATCCGTATCTGTGGCTCGAAGACGTCACCGGCGAAGAGGCACTGGATTGGGTTCGCGCACGCAACGAACCGACCAAGGCGCAGTTCTGCGGCGGTGAGTCCGAGGACGAATTCGAGCGGATGCGCACCGAGGCACTCGAGGTGCTCGACACCGACGCCCGGATCCCATACGTGCGTCGGCGCGGGGACTACCTCTACGACTTCTGGCGCGACGCGAACAACCCCCGCGGGCTGTGGCGGCGAACCACGCTGGAGAGCTACCGCACCGACGCACCGGAGTGGGACGTGCTCATCGACGTGGACGAACTAGGGCGCACGGACAACAAGAAATGGGTGTGGGCCGGCGCCGACGTGATCGAACCCGAGTTCACCCGCGCACTGATCAGCCTGTCCCCCGGTGGTTCGGATGCCGTCGTCGTGCGCGAATTCGACATGGTGACGCGCGAATTCGTCGCCGACGGATTCGAGCTGCCCGAGGCCAAGTCGCAAGTCGGCTGGGACGATCCGGACACCATCCTGGTGGGTACCGACTTCGGCCCCGACTCGATGACCGAATCCGGATACCCACGCATCGTGAAGCGGTGGCGGCGAGGCACACCACTGAGCGACGCGGAAATGATTTTCCAGGGCGCACGCACCGATGTCAGCGCGGGCGGTTCCACCGATCGCACACCCGGTTTTGAACGCACTTTCGTATCGCGGTCCCTGGACTTCTGGAACAGACAACGCTACGAATTGCGGGGGACAAAACTGATCCCCCTCGACATGCCGACCGATGCCAGCAGCATGTCGGTTCACCGCGAGTGGCTGCTGATCGAGCTACGCACCGACTGGTCCCCCAAAGCCGGCGCGGACGACGCCGCCAAGACCTACCACGCCGGCTCGCTGCTTGCCGCGAACTACGATGATTTCCTCGGCGGTACAAGGGATTTGCACGTCGTGTTCGAGCCCGACGAACACACCTGCCTGTACCACTACGCCTGGGTTCGGGACCGACTGTTGATGGTTTCACTCGCCGATGTGGCCAGCCAGGTCGAAATCGTCACGCCGGGAAGTTGGCGCCGCGAACCCATCGCCGGCATCCCCGCATCGACCAACACCGTGATCGTCGCCGCCGACGACACCGGCGACGAGTTCTTCCTGGACTCCAGCGGATTCGATGCACCGTCGCGGTTGCTGCGCGGCACCGCCGGTTCCGCGACGACGCAGTTGGAGCAGATCAAGTCCGCACCCACATTCTTCGATGCTCAAAACATCGCGGTATCGCAGCATTTCGCGACATCCGAAGACGGAACGTCGATCCCGTACTTCCTGGTGCGCCCCACCGGCTCCGATGGACCCGGCCCGACTTTGCTCTACGGCTACGGGGGCTTCGAGACATCCAATACCCCGGGCTACAGCGGCGTGATGGGCCGGCTATGGCTGGCCCGCGGCGGCACCTACGTCCTGGCCAATATCCGCGGCGGCGGTGAATACGGGCCCGGCTGGCACACCCAGGCGATGCGTGAGGGCCGGCACAAGGTCGCCGAAGACTTCGTGGCCGTAGCCGACGACCTCGTGCGGCGCGGCATCACCACGGTCGACCAGCTCGGCGCGCAGGGCGGCAGCAACGGCGGACTGCTGATGGGCATCATGGTGACCAAGTACCCGGACAAGTTTGGCGCGCTGGTCTGCAACGTGCCGCTACTGGACATGAAGCGCTACCACTTGCTGTTGGCGGGCGCCTCGTGGGTCGCCGAATACGGCGACCCCGACAACCCCGACGACTGGGCGTTCATCTCCGAATACTCCCCCTACCAAAACATCTCAGCGGACCGGACCTATCCCCCGATCTTGATCACCACATCCACCCGAGACGACCGGGTGCATCCCGGCCACGCCCGCAAAATGACCGCCGCGCTGCAGGCCAGCGGGCACCGGGTCTGGTACTACGAGAACATCGAGGGCGGGCACGGGGGTGCGGCCGACAACGAGCAACTCGCGTTCAAATCGGCGCTGAGCTACTCGTTCCTGTGGCGAATGCTGGGCAGCCGGAAATAG
- a CDS encoding aldehyde dehydrogenase family protein, whose translation MTVFARPGSAGALMSFESRYGNFIGGEWVAPARGRYFEDLTPVTGQPFCEIPRSDEADVEMALDAAHAAAPAWGKMAPAERAAILNKIADRIDENRAALAVAEVWDNGKPVREAIAADIPLAADHFRYFAAAIRAQEGSLSQIDQDTVAYHFHEPLGVVGQIIPWNFPILMGAWKLAPALAAGNAVVLKPAEQTPASVLYLMSLIGDLLPPGVVNVVNGFGAEAGKPLASSNRIAKVAFTGETTTGRLIMQYASQNLIPVTLELGGKSPNIFFSDVMAKPDDFQDKALEGFTMFALNQGEVCTCPSRSLIQADIYDEFLELAAIRTKAVRQGDPLNIETMLGSQASNDQLEKVLSYIEIGKEEGAKVITGGERAELGGDLSGGFYMQPTIFSGTNKMRIFQEEIFGPVVAVTPFTDYDDAMGIANDTLYGLGAGVWSRDGNTAYRAGRDIQAGRVWVNCYHVYPAHSAFGGYKQSGIGREGHQMMLGHYQQTKNLLVSYSDKALGLF comes from the coding sequence ATGACCGTGTTTGCACGTCCGGGTTCGGCCGGGGCGCTGATGTCGTTTGAGTCCCGGTACGGAAATTTCATCGGGGGTGAGTGGGTCGCCCCGGCGCGGGGCCGTTACTTCGAAGACCTGACCCCGGTGACCGGCCAGCCATTTTGCGAGATACCTCGCTCTGATGAGGCCGATGTCGAGATGGCGCTCGACGCCGCACATGCGGCGGCCCCGGCCTGGGGCAAGATGGCCCCGGCCGAGCGAGCCGCGATCCTGAACAAGATCGCCGACCGGATCGATGAAAACAGGGCCGCGCTGGCGGTGGCCGAAGTCTGGGACAACGGCAAACCGGTCCGAGAGGCAATAGCCGCTGACATCCCGCTGGCGGCGGATCACTTCCGCTACTTCGCAGCGGCGATCCGGGCCCAGGAAGGTTCGCTGTCGCAGATCGATCAGGACACGGTCGCCTACCACTTTCACGAGCCGCTCGGGGTGGTGGGGCAGATCATTCCGTGGAACTTCCCGATCCTGATGGGTGCTTGGAAGCTGGCGCCGGCGCTGGCGGCCGGTAACGCGGTGGTGCTCAAGCCCGCGGAGCAGACGCCCGCGTCGGTGTTGTACCTGATGTCGCTGATCGGTGACCTGTTGCCGCCCGGGGTGGTCAACGTCGTCAATGGTTTCGGCGCCGAAGCGGGCAAGCCGCTGGCGTCCAGCAACCGAATTGCCAAGGTCGCGTTCACCGGAGAGACCACCACCGGGCGCCTGATCATGCAGTACGCCTCACAAAACCTGATCCCGGTAACTCTGGAACTCGGCGGCAAGAGCCCCAACATCTTCTTTTCTGATGTGATGGCCAAGCCCGACGACTTCCAGGACAAGGCGCTGGAGGGTTTCACGATGTTCGCCCTCAACCAGGGCGAGGTGTGTACCTGTCCGTCGCGCAGCCTGATCCAGGCCGACATCTATGACGAGTTCCTGGAACTGGCGGCGATCCGGACCAAGGCGGTTCGGCAGGGCGATCCCTTGAACATCGAGACGATGCTGGGGTCACAGGCCTCCAACGACCAGCTGGAAAAGGTGTTGTCCTACATCGAAATCGGCAAGGAAGAGGGTGCCAAGGTCATTACCGGCGGCGAGCGCGCCGAACTCGGCGGTGACCTGTCCGGCGGCTTTTACATGCAGCCGACGATCTTCAGCGGCACCAACAAGATGCGGATCTTCCAGGAGGAGATATTCGGTCCGGTGGTGGCGGTCACGCCGTTCACCGATTACGACGACGCGATGGGTATCGCCAACGACACCCTCTACGGTTTGGGTGCGGGGGTGTGGAGCCGCGACGGCAACACGGCCTACCGGGCCGGCCGGGACATCCAGGCGGGCCGGGTGTGGGTCAACTGCTATCACGTCTACCCGGCGCACTCGGCGTTCGGTGGCTACAAGCAGTCCGGCATTGGCCGGGAAGGCCATCAGATGATGCTGGGCCACTATCAGCAGACCAAGAACCTGTTGGTGTCCTACTCGGATAAGGCTTTGGGGTTGTTCTGA
- a CDS encoding DUF779 domain-containing protein, producing MPEPSAPSGVVITAGAAELLTRLQDRHGPVMFHQSGGCCDGSSPMCYPSGDFLVGDRDVLLGTLDIGKQTGAEGVAVWISGPQYQAWKHTQLVIDVVPGRGGGFSLEAPEGMRFLSRGRVFTDEEQALLEETPVITGAAYERGERPAVPGEVVADNAPGACPASRP from the coding sequence ATGCCGGAGCCGTCGGCGCCGTCGGGGGTGGTGATCACCGCGGGCGCCGCTGAATTGCTCACCCGATTGCAGGACCGGCACGGTCCGGTGATGTTCCATCAGTCGGGCGGCTGCTGCGACGGGTCCTCGCCGATGTGTTACCCGAGCGGCGACTTCCTCGTCGGTGATCGCGACGTATTGCTCGGGACGCTTGATATCGGCAAGCAGACCGGGGCAGAAGGCGTCGCGGTGTGGATCTCCGGTCCGCAATATCAGGCGTGGAAGCACACTCAACTGGTCATCGATGTGGTGCCGGGCCGTGGTGGCGGGTTCAGCCTGGAAGCGCCGGAGGGTATGCGGTTCCTCAGCCGCGGCCGAGTCTTCACCGACGAGGAGCAGGCGCTGCTGGAAGAGACGCCGGTGATAACCGGTGCCGCCTATGAGCGTGGTGAGCGTCCGGCGGTGCCAGGTGAGGTGGTGGCCGACAACGCGCCGGGAGCGTGCCCGGCCAGTCGGCCCTAG
- a CDS encoding putative holin, which translates to MIPLPRAWLLTSAMLVGGAVGQLAGVGSSILVHTRVRPDLVIALVVGIPSLIGMLVILFSGRRWVTVLGAFILALAPGWLGVLVAIQVASHG; encoded by the coding sequence GTGATACCCCTTCCACGTGCGTGGCTGCTGACAAGCGCCATGCTGGTCGGTGGCGCGGTCGGGCAATTGGCCGGGGTGGGATCCAGCATTCTGGTTCACACCCGGGTCCGGCCGGACCTCGTTATTGCGCTGGTGGTTGGGATTCCCAGTCTGATTGGCATGTTGGTGATCTTGTTCTCGGGGCGCCGCTGGGTGACGGTGTTGGGCGCGTTCATCCTCGCGTTGGCTCCGGGTTGGTTGGGTGTGCTCGTTGCGATTCAGGTGGCCTCTCATGGCTAA